In one window of Paucibacter aquatile DNA:
- a CDS encoding pseudouridine synthase, whose translation MEPLPALNLLVEREEILLLNKPSGLLSVPGRGEDKQDCAIHRAQARFPEALIVHRLDMATSGLLLLARGPEWQRSLSQDFAERRVHKRYIAVLRGSLAAGADWQLIDLPLITDWPNRPRQKVCFEQGKPSQTRYRVLGHELHEGQACTRVELEPITGRTHQLRMHMLALGHPIVGDALYAPEHPAPRLLLHACHLSLPEHGWSFDCPPEF comes from the coding sequence GTGGAACCCCTGCCCGCCCTGAACCTGCTGGTTGAGCGCGAGGAGATCCTGCTGCTGAACAAGCCCAGCGGCCTGCTGTCCGTGCCCGGCCGCGGCGAGGACAAGCAGGACTGCGCCATCCACCGCGCCCAAGCCCGCTTTCCCGAGGCCCTGATCGTCCACCGCCTGGACATGGCCACCTCCGGCCTGCTGCTGCTGGCACGAGGCCCCGAGTGGCAGCGCAGCCTGAGCCAGGACTTTGCCGAGCGCCGCGTGCACAAGCGCTATATCGCGGTGCTGCGAGGCAGCCTGGCGGCGGGAGCGGACTGGCAGCTGATCGACCTGCCCCTGATCACCGACTGGCCAAATCGGCCGCGCCAGAAGGTCTGCTTCGAACAAGGCAAGCCTTCGCAGACCCGCTACCGCGTGCTCGGCCATGAGCTGCACGAGGGCCAGGCTTGCACCCGCGTCGAGCTGGAGCCCATCACCGGCCGCACCCACCAGTTGCGAATGCACATGCTGGCCCTGGGCCACCCCATCGTGGGCGATGCCTTGTACGCACCCGAGCACCCCGCACCTCGCCTGCTGCTGCACGCCTGCCACCTGAGCCTGCCGGAACACGGCTGGTCCTTCGATTGCCCGCCGGAGTTTTGA
- a CDS encoding protein-tyrosine phosphatase family protein — MPFRPVSLPALDPHSSGRLWLQSMPGRLESWPAFLDEARLRQLHLVVCLNPLEEVAQLSPGYHKAIAEGRLPFRWQHLPMRDFGLGADPLAFRQGVEQIAHSLVLGEQVLLHCAAGIGRTGTVAACVLKSLGLPREAALAAVRAAGSNPQSALQSGWVDQF, encoded by the coding sequence ATGCCGTTTCGCCCCGTTTCCCTGCCTGCGCTGGATCCACATTCCTCGGGTCGCCTGTGGCTGCAATCCATGCCCGGCCGCCTCGAATCCTGGCCCGCCTTCCTCGACGAAGCGCGATTGCGCCAGCTGCATCTGGTGGTCTGCCTGAACCCGCTCGAAGAGGTGGCCCAGCTCTCGCCCGGCTATCACAAGGCGATCGCCGAGGGCCGGCTGCCCTTCCGCTGGCAGCACCTGCCCATGCGTGACTTCGGCCTCGGTGCCGACCCGCTGGCCTTCCGCCAGGGTGTGGAGCAGATCGCCCACAGCCTGGTGCTGGGCGAGCAGGTGCTGCTGCACTGCGCCGCCGGCATCGGCCGCACCGGCACCGTGGCCGCCTGTGTGCTGAAAAGCCTGGGCCTGCCGCGCGAGGCAGCCCTGGCCGCCGTGCGCGCGGCCGGCTCCAACCCGCAATCGGCCTTGCAGTCGGGCTGGGTGGACCAGTTCTGA